A single Triticum dicoccoides isolate Atlit2015 ecotype Zavitan chromosome 2A, WEW_v2.0, whole genome shotgun sequence DNA region contains:
- the LOC119354454 gene encoding magnesium transporter MRS2-B-like isoform X1 gives MAEKVEGGTASAGRSSASSSAVRLSPPLAALSASPPLLASPSPLMILLVGGSAAQGILDVPNLKKCGGGRSAWGRRAQLDREGLCSLRADARGQQRHHDVQLRAAHPCPQPLRPTLGVSSKILSRERIIVVNSKLIRCVKRSRTPGAGANGEFENECERIPQLLPRGSSFEHDSFSSWSVARMELIAGLERKRSSNSLGSEKIRSNSSLEKERYISRGQQRRAKSAG, from the exons ATGGCAGAGAAGGTGGAAGGTGGGACAGCTTCGGCTGGGCGCTCGTCGGCGAGCTCGTCGGCCGTCCGGCTCTCCCCTCCGCTTGCGGCCCTCTCGGCCTCTCCTCCACTTCTTGCGTCCCCGTCCCCCCT AATGATCCTACTCGTTGGTGGATCTGCTGCTCAGGGCATCCTCGACGTTCCTAACCTCAAGAAGTGCGGCGGCGGCAGATCCGCGTGGGGGCGTCGAGCGCAGCTGGATCGTGAAGGCCTCTGCAGCCTCCGTGCAGACGCTCGAGGTCAACAACGCCACCATGATGTACAGCTGCGAGCTGCCCACCCGTGTCCTCAGCCTCTTCGTCCCACTCTTGGTGTCTCCTCAAAGATCCTCAGCAGGGAGCGCATCATTGTCGTCAACTCCAAGCTGATCCGATGCGTCAAGAG GTCCAGGACTCCAGGGGCAGGCGCTAATGGAGAGTTTGAGAATGAATGCGAGAG AATCCCTCAGCTCTTACCAAGAGGCTCTAGCTTCGAACATGACTCTTTTAGTAGTTGGAGTGTTGCACGCATGGAATTGATCGCAG GTTTAGAGAGGAAGCGAAGCAGCAACAGTTTGGGTTCAGAGAAGATTAGGAGCAACAGTTCATTGGAGAAGGAGAGGTACATCAGCCGAGGGCAGCAGCGGAGAGCAAAATCAGCAGGTTAG
- the LOC119354454 gene encoding magnesium transporter MRS2-B-like isoform X2, whose translation MAEKVEGGTASAGRSSASSSAVRLSPPLAALSASPPLLASPSPLMILLVGGSAAQGILDVPNLKKCGGGRSAWGRRAQLDREGLCSLRADARGQQRHHDVQLRAAHPCPQPLRPTLGVSSKILSRERIIVVNSKLIRCVKRSRTPGAGANGEFENECERIPQLLPRGSSFEHDSFSSWSVARMELIAERKRSSNSLGSEKIRSNSSLEKERYISRGQQRRAKSAG comes from the exons ATGGCAGAGAAGGTGGAAGGTGGGACAGCTTCGGCTGGGCGCTCGTCGGCGAGCTCGTCGGCCGTCCGGCTCTCCCCTCCGCTTGCGGCCCTCTCGGCCTCTCCTCCACTTCTTGCGTCCCCGTCCCCCCT AATGATCCTACTCGTTGGTGGATCTGCTGCTCAGGGCATCCTCGACGTTCCTAACCTCAAGAAGTGCGGCGGCGGCAGATCCGCGTGGGGGCGTCGAGCGCAGCTGGATCGTGAAGGCCTCTGCAGCCTCCGTGCAGACGCTCGAGGTCAACAACGCCACCATGATGTACAGCTGCGAGCTGCCCACCCGTGTCCTCAGCCTCTTCGTCCCACTCTTGGTGTCTCCTCAAAGATCCTCAGCAGGGAGCGCATCATTGTCGTCAACTCCAAGCTGATCCGATGCGTCAAGAG GTCCAGGACTCCAGGGGCAGGCGCTAATGGAGAGTTTGAGAATGAATGCGAGAG AATCCCTCAGCTCTTACCAAGAGGCTCTAGCTTCGAACATGACTCTTTTAGTAGTTGGAGTGTTGCACGCATGGAATTGATCGCAG AGAGGAAGCGAAGCAGCAACAGTTTGGGTTCAGAGAAGATTAGGAGCAACAGTTCATTGGAGAAGGAGAGGTACATCAGCCGAGGGCAGCAGCGGAGAGCAAAATCAGCAGGTTAG
- the LOC119354454 gene encoding magnesium transporter MRS2-B-like isoform X3, with protein sequence MAEKVEGGTASAGRSSASSSAVRLSPPLAALSASPPLLASPSPLMILLVGGSAAQGILDVPNLKKCGGGRSAWGRRAQLDREGLCSLRADARGQQRHHDVQLRAAHPCPQPLRPTLGVSSKILSRERIIVVNSKLIRCVKRIPQLLPRGSSFEHDSFSSWSVARMELIAGLERKRSSNSLGSEKIRSNSSLEKERYISRGQQRRAKSAG encoded by the exons ATGGCAGAGAAGGTGGAAGGTGGGACAGCTTCGGCTGGGCGCTCGTCGGCGAGCTCGTCGGCCGTCCGGCTCTCCCCTCCGCTTGCGGCCCTCTCGGCCTCTCCTCCACTTCTTGCGTCCCCGTCCCCCCT AATGATCCTACTCGTTGGTGGATCTGCTGCTCAGGGCATCCTCGACGTTCCTAACCTCAAGAAGTGCGGCGGCGGCAGATCCGCGTGGGGGCGTCGAGCGCAGCTGGATCGTGAAGGCCTCTGCAGCCTCCGTGCAGACGCTCGAGGTCAACAACGCCACCATGATGTACAGCTGCGAGCTGCCCACCCGTGTCCTCAGCCTCTTCGTCCCACTCTTGGTGTCTCCTCAAAGATCCTCAGCAGGGAGCGCATCATTGTCGTCAACTCCAAGCTGATCCGATGCGTCAAGAG AATCCCTCAGCTCTTACCAAGAGGCTCTAGCTTCGAACATGACTCTTTTAGTAGTTGGAGTGTTGCACGCATGGAATTGATCGCAG GTTTAGAGAGGAAGCGAAGCAGCAACAGTTTGGGTTCAGAGAAGATTAGGAGCAACAGTTCATTGGAGAAGGAGAGGTACATCAGCCGAGGGCAGCAGCGGAGAGCAAAATCAGCAGGTTAG
- the LOC119354454 gene encoding magnesium transporter MRS2-B-like isoform X4 translates to MAEKVEGGTASAGRSSASSSAVRLSPPLAALSASPPLLASPSPLMILLVGGSAAQGILDVPNLKKCGGGRSAWGRRAQLDREGLCSLRADARGQQRHHDVQLRAAHPCPQPLRPTLGVSSKILSRERIIVVNSKLIRCVKRIPQLLPRGSSFEHDSFSSWSVARMELIAERKRSSNSLGSEKIRSNSSLEKERYISRGQQRRAKSAG, encoded by the exons ATGGCAGAGAAGGTGGAAGGTGGGACAGCTTCGGCTGGGCGCTCGTCGGCGAGCTCGTCGGCCGTCCGGCTCTCCCCTCCGCTTGCGGCCCTCTCGGCCTCTCCTCCACTTCTTGCGTCCCCGTCCCCCCT AATGATCCTACTCGTTGGTGGATCTGCTGCTCAGGGCATCCTCGACGTTCCTAACCTCAAGAAGTGCGGCGGCGGCAGATCCGCGTGGGGGCGTCGAGCGCAGCTGGATCGTGAAGGCCTCTGCAGCCTCCGTGCAGACGCTCGAGGTCAACAACGCCACCATGATGTACAGCTGCGAGCTGCCCACCCGTGTCCTCAGCCTCTTCGTCCCACTCTTGGTGTCTCCTCAAAGATCCTCAGCAGGGAGCGCATCATTGTCGTCAACTCCAAGCTGATCCGATGCGTCAAGAG AATCCCTCAGCTCTTACCAAGAGGCTCTAGCTTCGAACATGACTCTTTTAGTAGTTGGAGTGTTGCACGCATGGAATTGATCGCAG AGAGGAAGCGAAGCAGCAACAGTTTGGGTTCAGAGAAGATTAGGAGCAACAGTTCATTGGAGAAGGAGAGGTACATCAGCCGAGGGCAGCAGCGGAGAGCAAAATCAGCAGGTTAG
- the LOC119354454 gene encoding uncharacterized protein LOC119354454 isoform X5 has protein sequence MILLVGGSAAQGILDVPNLKKCGGGRSAWGRRAQLDREGLCSLRADARGQQRHHDVQLRAAHPCPQPLRPTLGVSSKILSRERIIVVNSKLIRCVKSLGPGLQGQALMESLRMNARGLDTSWSPCALLFGWCRIPQLLPRGSSFEHDSFSSWSVARMELIAGLERKRSSNSLGSEKIRSNSSLEKERYISRGQQRRAKSAG, from the exons ATGATCCTACTCGTTGGTGGATCTGCTGCTCAGGGCATCCTCGACGTTCCTAACCTCAAGAAGTGCGGCGGCGGCAGATCCGCGTGGGGGCGTCGAGCGCAGCTGGATCGTGAAGGCCTCTGCAGCCTCCGTGCAGACGCTCGAGGTCAACAACGCCACCATGATGTACAGCTGCGAGCTGCCCACCCGTGTCCTCAGCCTCTTCGTCCCACTCTTGGTGTCTCCTCAAAGATCCTCAGCAGGGAGCGCATCATTGTCGTCAACTCCAAGCTGATCCGATGCGTCAAGAG TTTAGGTCCAGGACTCCAGGGGCAGGCGCTAATGGAGAGTTTGAGAATGAATGCGAGAG GACTTGATACATCATGGTCTCCTTGTGCTTTGTTGTTTGGTTGGTGTAGAATCCCTCAGCTCTTACCAAGAGGCTCTAGCTTCGAACATGACTCTTTTAGTAGTTGGAGTGTTGCACGCATGGAATTGATCGCAG GTTTAGAGAGGAAGCGAAGCAGCAACAGTTTGGGTTCAGAGAAGATTAGGAGCAACAGTTCATTGGAGAAGGAGAGGTACATCAGCCGAGGGCAGCAGCGGAGAGCAAAATCAGCAGGTTAG